Proteins encoded in a region of the Paenibacillus pedocola genome:
- the aroB gene encoding 3-dehydroquinate synthase, translating to MRSITVDLGERSYPIHIGSGLLRKIGERCREAGIPLRSPLLVVSDSEVAPRYLAEVEASLHEQGYSVVSHVIPSGEASKSLAVYEEVITTAIQAGLDRSSAVLALGGGVVGDLAGFVAASYMRGIGFIQIPTTILAHDSSVGGKVAVNHPLAKNMVGAFYQPLMVLYDLDTLSTLPPRQVSSGLAEVVKHGLILDREFAYWCREHAADLLALDAEALGYALERGCAIKAVVVGNDEREHGQRAILNLGHTIGHAIEAVGGYGVFLHGEAIAIGMAGSALLAAKLGRDQGIYEDTVSMLSALSLPVSLPAEFSEDELMDAMMHDKKFKEGKMTFIVPDSIGAVSIVNNVQQSDVREVIAQLKKEGSPW from the coding sequence ATGCGCAGTATTACTGTAGATTTAGGCGAGCGCTCTTATCCAATTCATATCGGCAGCGGATTGCTGCGCAAGATCGGGGAACGTTGCCGGGAAGCCGGCATTCCGCTCCGCAGCCCGCTGCTGGTCGTCAGCGACAGCGAAGTAGCCCCGCGCTATCTGGCTGAAGTCGAAGCTTCGCTTCACGAACAAGGTTATTCGGTCGTAAGCCACGTTATTCCATCCGGAGAAGCTTCTAAGTCACTTGCCGTCTACGAGGAAGTGATTACGACTGCGATTCAGGCTGGTCTGGACCGCAGTTCAGCGGTGCTGGCGCTTGGAGGCGGTGTAGTAGGAGACTTGGCGGGGTTCGTAGCCGCATCCTACATGAGGGGCATAGGGTTCATTCAGATCCCAACGACGATCCTTGCACACGATAGCAGTGTGGGCGGCAAAGTGGCTGTCAATCATCCGCTGGCGAAGAATATGGTCGGGGCCTTTTACCAGCCCTTGATGGTGCTCTATGATCTGGATACCCTGAGTACGCTGCCGCCGCGCCAAGTCTCATCCGGCCTGGCTGAAGTGGTGAAGCACGGTCTGATTCTGGACCGTGAATTTGCGTACTGGTGCCGTGAGCATGCAGCGGACCTGCTTGCCCTGGATGCAGAGGCGCTGGGCTATGCCCTGGAGCGCGGATGCGCCATTAAGGCAGTAGTCGTCGGCAATGATGAACGCGAGCATGGCCAGCGGGCGATCTTGAACCTGGGACACACGATCGGACATGCCATCGAAGCGGTAGGCGGTTACGGTGTATTCCTGCATGGTGAGGCGATTGCCATCGGGATGGCCGGTTCGGCACTCTTGGCTGCCAAGCTGGGCCGCGATCAGGGCATTTATGAGGACACCGTCTCTATGCTGTCCGCATTATCGCTGCCGGTGAGTCTGCCCGCAGAGTTCAGCGAGGATGAGCTGATGGATGCCATGATGCATGACAAGAAGTTCAAGGAAGGCAAGATGACCTTTATCGTGCCGGATTCTATAGGTGCTGTCAGCATCGTGAATAATGTGCAGCAGAGTGATGTGCGTGAGGTTATCGCACAGCTTAAGAAGGAGGGAAGCCCATGGTGA
- the aroC gene encoding chorismate synthase → MSLRYLTAGETHGPQLTAIIEGLPSNLTLNFEELNFQLLRRQKGYGRGRRMQIEKDTAQIVGGVRHGYTTGAPVALVVENKDWTHWKNIMNIEPIPGSDEEKRRVNRPRPGHADLNGGLKYNHTDLRNVLERSSARETAARVAVGAVARQLLAEFGVKIAGQVIRIGEIEAPANNLPIDELIARTEESSVRVVDKETEQKMEAYIDKIKEEGDSIGGIVECIVEGLPVGLGSYVQYDRKLDAAIAGAVMSINAFKGVEIGIGFEAGILRGSQVHDEIMYEASRGYYRASNRLGGFEGGMTNGMPVVVRGVMKPIPTLYKPLQSVDIDTKEPFTAQVERSDACAVPAACVVLENVVAWEIAKAFLEKFGGDSLEEIRANYNSYLAQLESY, encoded by the coding sequence ATGAGTTTACGCTATTTAACAGCGGGGGAAACGCACGGCCCCCAGCTTACAGCAATTATTGAGGGACTGCCCAGCAATTTGACACTTAACTTCGAAGAGCTTAATTTTCAGCTGCTGCGGCGGCAGAAGGGCTACGGCCGCGGACGCCGGATGCAGATCGAGAAGGATACCGCACAGATCGTCGGCGGTGTGCGCCATGGCTATACCACAGGTGCTCCGGTAGCTTTGGTAGTAGAGAATAAGGACTGGACACACTGGAAGAATATTATGAATATTGAGCCGATTCCCGGCAGTGATGAAGAGAAGCGGCGGGTAAACCGGCCGCGTCCCGGACATGCCGACTTAAACGGCGGATTGAAATATAACCATACCGATCTGCGGAATGTACTGGAGCGTTCCAGCGCACGTGAAACGGCCGCAAGAGTGGCGGTAGGCGCTGTTGCCCGCCAGCTGCTGGCAGAGTTCGGTGTCAAGATTGCCGGACAGGTGATCCGGATCGGGGAGATTGAAGCGCCTGCGAATAATCTGCCTATCGATGAATTAATTGCCCGGACGGAAGAGTCCTCCGTACGAGTCGTGGATAAAGAGACGGAACAGAAGATGGAGGCATACATAGACAAGATCAAGGAGGAAGGCGACTCTATCGGCGGAATTGTCGAATGCATCGTTGAAGGATTGCCTGTCGGACTCGGAAGCTATGTACAGTACGACCGTAAGCTTGATGCAGCCATTGCCGGAGCCGTCATGTCGATCAATGCCTTCAAAGGTGTGGAGATCGGGATCGGCTTTGAAGCCGGCATCCTGCGCGGCTCACAGGTCCATGACGAGATTATGTATGAAGCCTCCCGGGGATATTACCGGGCAAGCAACCGGCTGGGCGGCTTTGAAGGCGGCATGACTAACGGAATGCCGGTCGTAGTCCGCGGTGTCATGAAGCCGATTCCTACCCTGTACAAACCGCTGCAAAGTGTGGATATCGACACCAAGGAGCCTTTCACCGCGCAGGTGGAACGCTCGGATGCCTGCGCTGTTCCGGCAGCTTGTGTAGTACTGGAGAACGTGGTTGCCTGGGAGATTGCCAAAGCATTCCTGGAGAAGTTCGGCGGCGATTCACTTGAGGAGATTAGAGCAAACTACAATAGTTACCTGGCGCAGCTGGAGAGCTACTGA
- a CDS encoding CheR family methyltransferase, with protein MADHEENSTAPDPDYTGFIHNVKQSTGIDLAQYKEAQMKRRLTTLRTKNGYHTFAEFFAAMMKDKSLFYEFLDRMTINVSEFWRNPNRWEVLRDVILPELQRSGRRMKLWSAACSTGEEPYTLAMILSDKNILSQTGILATDIDDGALAKAKQGLYLERSLKDVPKDVANRYFTPEGPVFKVSESLKKNIDFRKQNLLLDKFDEGFDLIICRNVMIYFTEEAKNKLYHKFSASLRPGGYLFVGSTEQIFTPAQYGFESTETFFYRKK; from the coding sequence ATGGCTGATCATGAAGAGAATTCAACAGCACCAGACCCGGATTACACCGGGTTTATTCATAATGTTAAGCAAAGCACCGGAATTGATCTGGCCCAATACAAGGAAGCTCAGATGAAGCGCCGTCTGACGACGCTCCGGACAAAGAACGGGTATCATACTTTTGCTGAATTTTTTGCTGCAATGATGAAGGATAAATCTTTATTCTATGAATTTCTGGACCGGATGACGATCAACGTCTCAGAATTCTGGCGCAACCCGAACCGCTGGGAAGTACTGCGGGATGTTATACTGCCGGAACTGCAGCGCTCAGGCCGCAGGATGAAATTGTGGAGCGCTGCCTGCTCAACCGGAGAAGAGCCGTATACGCTGGCTATGATCCTGTCTGACAAAAACATCCTGTCACAGACCGGCATTCTGGCTACGGATATTGATGACGGGGCACTGGCGAAGGCGAAGCAGGGACTCTATCTGGAACGTTCCTTGAAAGATGTGCCAAAGGATGTGGCGAACCGGTACTTTACTCCGGAGGGCCCAGTTTTCAAGGTTAGTGAATCGCTGAAGAAGAATATTGATTTCCGTAAGCAAAATCTGCTGCTCGACAAATTCGATGAAGGGTTTGACCTGATCATCTGCCGAAATGTAATGATCTATTTCACAGAGGAAGCGAAGAACAAGCTCTATCATAAGTTCTCAGCCAGCCTGCGTCCGGGCGGTTATTTGTTTGTAGGTAGCACGGAACAGATCTTCACTCCTGCACAATACGGATTTGAGTCAACGGAAACATTCTTCTACCGGAAAAAATAG
- the ndk gene encoding nucleoside-diphosphate kinase: MEKTYLMIKPDGVQRGLIGRIVARLEDKGFKLIAAKLITVTEEQAKKHYAEHEGKDFFPGLVSFITSGPVFAMVWEGDDVVALSRLMIGKTKVGEALPGTIRGDFASHTPLNLIHGSDSPESAEREIANFFAPEELADYSKDIAVWM; the protein is encoded by the coding sequence ATGGAAAAAACGTATCTGATGATCAAGCCCGATGGCGTACAGCGCGGATTGATCGGGCGTATTGTCGCCCGCCTGGAGGATAAGGGATTCAAGCTGATTGCTGCGAAGCTGATTACCGTTACGGAAGAGCAAGCCAAAAAGCATTATGCAGAACATGAAGGCAAAGACTTTTTCCCTGGACTGGTAAGCTTTATCACTTCCGGTCCCGTATTCGCTATGGTATGGGAAGGCGATGATGTAGTCGCGTTGTCCCGTCTGATGATCGGCAAAACGAAAGTTGGCGAAGCATTGCCGGGCACGATCCGCGGTGATTTTGCCAGCCATACTCCGCTTAACCTGATCCATGGATCGGATTCGCCGGAAAGTGCAGAGCGCGAAATAGCTAATTTCTTTGCTCCGGAAGAACTGGCAGACTACAGCAAAGACATCGCAGTCTGGATGTAA
- a CDS encoding polyprenyl synthetase family protein, giving the protein MKRMQIFGLLNKDMDQIEKELYRSVQGDDELLTETSLHLLKAGGKRLRPVFVLMGGKFGQYDLEKLKRVAIPLELIHSASLVHDDVIDDAELRRGELTVKAKWGDKIAMYTGDYIYAKALVITSELKNPRIHQILSKAMVEMSIGEMEQIRDFFNSEQSVRHYLRRIRRKTALLIAISCELGALAADAEPQTARLLYNYGYNVGMAFQIRDDLLDLSGTEKQIGKPPGSDMRQGNITLPVIYSLEDTRLRAPLLEELASIRAEQAGVGRAIDLILSGDGITRAEALASRYIDKALAALDQLPTNKTKRNLRDIAFFVTGRAY; this is encoded by the coding sequence ATGAAGCGAATGCAAATATTCGGATTGCTGAATAAGGATATGGATCAGATTGAAAAAGAGCTATACCGCAGTGTTCAAGGTGACGACGAACTGCTGACCGAGACTTCTCTTCACCTGCTGAAGGCAGGCGGCAAACGGCTACGACCGGTATTTGTGCTCATGGGCGGCAAATTCGGACAATATGATCTGGAGAAACTGAAGCGTGTCGCAATTCCGCTGGAGCTGATACATAGCGCTTCACTAGTGCACGATGATGTCATCGATGATGCCGAGCTTCGCCGGGGAGAGCTTACCGTCAAGGCCAAATGGGGCGATAAGATCGCCATGTATACCGGTGATTATATCTATGCCAAGGCACTTGTCATCACCTCTGAACTCAAAAATCCGCGGATTCATCAGATCCTTTCGAAAGCAATGGTGGAGATGTCCATCGGAGAAATGGAACAGATCCGCGATTTCTTCAACAGTGAGCAAAGTGTACGCCATTATCTGCGGCGGATCCGCCGCAAAACAGCGCTCCTTATCGCTATCAGCTGCGAGCTTGGTGCACTGGCTGCGGACGCAGAGCCACAAACTGCCCGCCTGCTCTATAATTACGGTTATAATGTCGGGATGGCGTTTCAGATCCGCGATGACTTATTGGATCTCTCGGGAACAGAGAAGCAGATCGGCAAACCGCCGGGCAGTGATATGAGGCAGGGCAATATTACGCTTCCGGTGATTTACAGTCTGGAGGACACGCGCCTGCGAGCGCCGCTGTTGGAGGAATTGGCCTCTATCCGCGCAGAGCAAGCCGGTGTTGGCCGTGCCATTGATCTGATCCTGTCCGGAGACGGAATTACCCGTGCAGAAGCGCTGGCTTCACGCTACATCGACAAAGCACTGGCCGCGCTGGACCAGCTTCCGACTAACAAGACCAAACGGAATCTGCGGGATATTGCCTTTTTTGTAACCGGACGTGCTTACTAA